The genomic window GGAATTTGGCTTAGGCAGTAAAACTAAAACGAGTGGTATTTTAGGTGAATCAGCCGGGGTCCTTCCATCACCGGAAAGGAAAGCGGAACTAAATGAAAAATGGGTGAAAGAACAATATGAAGACAACCTACAAACATTAGAAGCAAAATATAAAGTTCTGCTAGCTAAAGCAGATGAAAAAGAGCAAGACAAGTTGCTGCAGCAGAAAAAAGATGATCTGAAAGTAATTAAGGATGAATATAGGACTAATTATGACTTTTATGTAAAATGGAGGCCCTACGAAACTTACAATACCTCCATTGGACAGGGAGACAATAACTATACAATGCTGCAGATGGCTAATTATATAGCAACTTTGGCTAACGGAGGTAAGCGTTATCGACCTTATTTGTTAGAAGAGGTAATTGCACCAGATGGAAGAGTTATAGAGAAATTTGGTCCTAAGTTAGAGCATAAAGTTTCCTTAGACCCACAAATTCTGAAAGAAGTAAGAAGGGGCATGTTGGCTGTAACCCAGCCGGGAGGAACTGCCTGGAGTTTATTTAACAATTTCCCTGCGGATATTCAAGTGGCAGCAAAGACAGGTACAGCTCAAACAGGCCGCAAAGGCGATGATAAAAACAGTGAATTCCATGGCGTATTTGTAGCTTTTGCTCCCTATGATGACCCGGAAATTGCTTACGCGGGAATTATCGAATATGGAAGACACGGAGGCACTTCAGCTGGTTTAGTTGCCAAAGCTGTTTTTGAAGAGTATTTCGGTATTACCCCCAAGAGCCAAGATATTAAAACTAGGGTTTTACAGTCTCCATTATTGGAAGAATAGTTAAAGCTGGGCAAAATGGCAATTATTTACCATTTTTGAGCCTAGCTTTGATTTTTTAACAAGAAAGTACTAGAGTCAACCTAATTTTGTATCAAAATGTCCGAATATGCGAGAATAGCAAAGAAAAAAGCTTGTTCTTTTTCTATTCTTAAGCAGGATTTGCCTTTATTTACGTAGAAACATATTGACATAAGGTTGAAGGTTTATCAATAAATGGTAGAGTATTGCTTTATTTTTTTGTAAAATTCTTGGTAATATTTATTATGAGCAATCCTCCCATGGATTCAAGCTACATTGAGCGGAATGGAGCTTCTACTATGACGCAAACAAAAAGTGTACAAGTTAAAAATTATATTCCTGCAGAGGATGAAACAATTTTAATCCAACGTACTATTAGATCGGGGCAAGTTATCCGTTATCCTGGCAATGTTGTGGTAATGGGTGATGTAAATCCCGGGGCAGAAATTGTAGCCGGTGGAAATATAGTCATAATGGGGCATTTAAGGGGTGTTGTACACGCAGGTGCTTTTGGAAATGAACAAGCTGTAGTAGCGGCATTCAAATTGCAGCCAACCCAGCTTAGGATAGCAAACCATATTACACGTGCTCCTGATGAGGAGGAACTCCCGCCTCAACAACCGGAGATTGCTAAAATTAAAAACGAAGTTGTGGTAATCGAACAGTTTCATCCTTGGATTAAACATGCTTAAATTTTTACTGACATACTAATTGGGGTTAGAGGAGGAAATTTGATGGGAGAAGTAATAGTAATTACCTCAGGAAAAGGAGGAGTAGGTAAAACTACTTCTAGTGCCAATATTGGTACAGGATTAGCAGCAATGAATAATAAAGTCGTTTTGGTAGATACAGATATCGGATTGCGTAATTTAGATGTAGTCTTAGGTTTAGAAAATAGAATTGTCTATGATATTGTCGATGTTGTTAATGGACATTGCCGTTTAAAACAGGCTTTAATTAGAGACAAGCGTTTTGAAGATTTGTGCCTGTTGCCGGCAGCCCAAACTAAGGATAAAACAGCAGTAAATCCCGAACAAATGAAAGAATTATGTGCTGTTTTACAAGAAGAGTTTGAGTATGTGTTAATTGATTGCCCGGCAGGAATTGAACAGGGCTTTAAAAATGCAATCGCTGGTGCCCAACGTGCAGTTGTAGTAACTACACCAGAGGTTGCTGCTGTTAGGGATGCGGATCGGATTATTGGACTTTTGGAGGCAGCCGAAATTGCTGCTCCTAAGCTGGTTCTTAATCGGTTTAGACCAAACATGGTTAAAAAGGGAGATATGATGGATATTCACGATATTATAGATATCTTGGCCATCGATATCCTTGGTGTTGTACCTGAAGATGAAGCAATAGTCGTTTCAACCAATAAGGGTGAACCTGCTGTTCTAGACAATACTTCTCGGGCGGGACAAGCATATCGCAATATTGCTCGCCGCATAACCGGAGAAGATGTACCATTAATGAACTTGGATGCAAACGATGGTTTTATGAGTAAACTTAAAAAATTCTTTGGTGTGGGCTAAGAATAGGAACGGAGGTATGGGCCGTGTTGGATTTTTTTCAACGACTTTTTGCGAAAGATACAAATAATGCCAGCAAAAAAGTTGCTACAGAAAGGTTGCGTTTGGTATTGGTACATGACCGGGCTGATATATCACCCCATTTATTACAATCCCTGAAAGAAGATTTAATTAAAGTGATTTCCGAGTATATGGAAATTGACCAAGGTAATCTGGAAGTAAGTTTAGCCAATGAAAGCGATTCCATAGCTTTAGTTTGCAATATTCCTGTCTTAAGAATGAAAAGATCTGCAAGCTAATAATTTGCAATATTTTCAACTGCTCTTCAAGAGCAGTTTTTTAGTTTATCTAGAAATTCCCCCTAGAAGCACCTTCGGCAATAAGCTATAATAGCAACGTGGAAGGTGAAACTAAATGTTCGACAAAAAATTATTAAAAAATTTAGATATGACTTTTTTATTGGGGATAATTGCCATATTAATTATGAGTGTTTTTGTTTTAGCAAGTGCTTCAGCCCATGTGATGCCTAACGATGTTTATTACTTTGCTAAGAAGCATTTGATGTTCATTGTTACAGGTTTAGGCATGATGATTTTTATTGGCAGCTTAAATTATGTCCAGTTAGCCAGAATGCAGAGGCTGCTGTACATTATCAATATTTTAATTTTACTTATTGTGTTAATTCCTGGCATCGGCAAAACCTCAAACGGTGCTCAAAGCTGGATTGGCATCGGCAGCTTTACTTTGCAGCCTTCGGAATTTGCTAAGGTAATTTTAATTATTACTTTTGCTCAATTTTTAAGCAATAAGCAGGGCAAATTAAATACCTTTAAGGATTTTATACCTTGCTTCTTATATGTGTCTGTTCCATTGCTCTTAATCTTATTACAGCCTGATTTAGGTACTTCTTTAGTATTTATTGCTATTATGTTTGGAATGATGTTGGCTGCGGGTGCTAACCCTAAAATTTTAGGCGGCTTGTTTTTTGGCGGAATACTCTTTATTGTAATTACCTTATGGATGCACTTTCATTTTGGTTTACCTTTGCCTTTAAAAGATTATCAAATAATGCGTTTGGTAGTTTTTTTAAATCCTTATAACGATGGCAAAGGAGGATTAGGTGCAGGTTACAACATTATTCAGTCTCTGATTGCTGTTGGCTCTGGAGGAATTTGGGGTAAGGGATTGGGACATGGTTCCCAGGGGCAGCTTAATTTTCTACCGTACCATCATACAGATTTTATTTTTTCCGTGATTGGAGAAGAGCTTGGTTTAATTGGTGGATTATTGTTACTAGCGTTGTATTTTTTAATTCTATACAGAGCTTTGCGCATTGCTATGCAGGCAAAAGATATGTATGGTTTACTATTGGTTATGGGTGTCGTTTCGATGTTTACATTTCACATTTTAGAAAACATTGGCATGGCAATCGGGGTAATGCCCATTACAGGTATTCCTTTACCCCTCTTTAGTTATGGAGGTAGCAATATGTGGGCCAATCTAGCCGCTTTGGGATTAATCTTAAGCGTTAATTTGCGGCGGCAGGTTATCGCATTTTAATTTAAATTACTAATAGCCAAGAATTTTTCTTGTGCTATTTTTTTATTTACGTGTTGGTATAAATATTTCTAAGCTTTGGTTTGGAAATATGCCCAATAAAATAATTAGTAATATTGAGAGATAATAAAATAGTAATTGCCAGACTCAAAAGAAGTACTAGAATTTTATCAAGAAAGGTATGTATATAACTGTCAAAGTTTAATCTGGCATAAAGAAGTTTAACTATAAAGCCGTGTAAGAGATAAACATTTCTCGATCGAGCGCCAAAAGCACTGAAAACAGTTTTATTTTTAGGTACAAATAACAACATCCAAATTGAAATTAGCACAGCAATGGCATAAATTATTAATCGGTAAATACCAGCATACCAATGAGCTGCATGAAGGAATTGATAAGAATAGCATCCGTAAAGCCATCTATAATCAAAATAATTGAGAAGAATATAAATGAAAAAACAAATAAGCAGGAGCAAGATGGGGAAATATTTTTTCCTCCAGTACAAAGACAATTTAGCTAGTAAATTGTCTTTGCGAGTATAATAGCCCATTAAAAAGAAGGGAAAGAAATATATTGTTCTAGAAACACTTAAATAGCTGCCAATTGTATTATCATATCCGGCTAGAATAGCTAAAATTATGGAAATGCAGATGGGATATTTCAGTTTGGTAAAGTAGGGTAGGATCATTTTCCAAATAAACAAAGAAGCAAAATACCACATTAACCAGTAGGGAGTTAGTAAAGAAAATTTGTAGCTAAAATCTCCGAGTACTAACCTGTTAAAAAATAAGTACAAAAGTTGAAAAACAACATATGGGAGGAAAATAGAATTAATAGACTTGATATAGTCAATTTCATTTTCGCAACTATGGGAGAAATAGCCATTAATAAATATAAATAAGGGCATATGAAAAGAATAGATAAAAACATAAAAAACTTTAAAGCTTAGATCATTTACAATGAACGGCTCTATCATATGTCCCAGCACAACTAAGGCAATTAAAAAGAATTTAAGGTTATCAAAGTAATAATCACGATTTAGTTCAGAATACACAAAATTCCCTTCTTTTTCTGATGATAAAAATTATATGCTGATTATAGCAAAAAATATCTACAAATTACGACAATTTAGCATAAAAAAATAACCACACTAAAAACAATACCATATTTTAGGCTAAGGTTGCAACGGATAGCTGCAAAATACAAAACCCCTTTTGTGTAATAAAGTCCCAATATATTCATATATTGCTAGTAGAGTAAATGCTAAAAATTATTAAAAATTAATTTTAACGCAGGAGGGGTAATCTTGAAGGGATCCTGGCAAAATAAGGATTACAATAATTGGTATGATAATCTGGACATTGACAAATATAAAACTGCTTCACTAAGTTCTACTTATGGTTATAAAAGAAAAAATTCTTTTCTGAAACACCTATGGATTAAGCAATTCTTTGGAGCACTTATTTTATTTGCTGTTTTTTTAGTATTCTTTTCCTGGAAAAGCCCCGGAGTTGTTAGCATACAGGAAAATGTAAGATATTTATTGGCAGAAGAAAAAAGCGATTTTACACCTGTTTTAGAAACAATGGTCAGGGAAGGATTATGGCTAGATTCCTACGACCTGCAGGTATACCGTTCAGAGTTACCTATGTCTATTCCTGTTTCCGGAAAATATGTGCAAAATTTTGGCTGGGTAGAAACAAATTCCGGTGAAAATAAGTTCCATCCAGGTATAGATATCGAAACTGAGGCTGCTGCACCTGTACGGGCAGCTTTAGATGGTAAAATTTCAAAAGTAAGCCATAAGCAAAATTTAGGCAGAATAATAGAAATTACTCACCAAAACAATACTGTTACAATTTATGGTTTGCTAGGGGAAATTCTGGTTGATGAAGGCCAATTAGTTAAGCAGGGAGATATCATAGGTAAAACAAAAGCTGGGGAGCAGGGCCAGCAGGTAAAACTGCATTTTGAGG from Bacillota bacterium LX-D includes these protein-coding regions:
- the minC gene encoding septum site-determining protein MinC — protein: MTQTKSVQVKNYIPAEDETILIQRTIRSGQVIRYPGNVVVMGDVNPGAEIVAGGNIVIMGHLRGVVHAGAFGNEQAVVAAFKLQPTQLRIANHITRAPDEEELPPQQPEIAKIKNEVVVIEQFHPWIKHA
- the minD gene encoding septum site-determining protein MinD, which translates into the protein MGEVIVITSGKGGVGKTTSSANIGTGLAAMNNKVVLVDTDIGLRNLDVVLGLENRIVYDIVDVVNGHCRLKQALIRDKRFEDLCLLPAAQTKDKTAVNPEQMKELCAVLQEEFEYVLIDCPAGIEQGFKNAIAGAQRAVVVTTPEVAAVRDADRIIGLLEAAEIAAPKLVLNRFRPNMVKKGDMMDIHDIIDILAIDILGVVPEDEAIVVSTNKGEPAVLDNTSRAGQAYRNIARRITGEDVPLMNLDANDGFMSKLKKFFGVG
- the minE gene encoding cell division topological specificity factor MinE; amino-acid sequence: MLDFFQRLFAKDTNNASKKVATERLRLVLVHDRADISPHLLQSLKEDLIKVISEYMEIDQGNLEVSLANESDSIALVCNIPVLRMKRSAS
- the rodA gene encoding rod shape-determining protein RodA; translated protein: MFDKKLLKNLDMTFLLGIIAILIMSVFVLASASAHVMPNDVYYFAKKHLMFIVTGLGMMIFIGSLNYVQLARMQRLLYIINILILLIVLIPGIGKTSNGAQSWIGIGSFTLQPSEFAKVILIITFAQFLSNKQGKLNTFKDFIPCFLYVSVPLLLILLQPDLGTSLVFIAIMFGMMLAAGANPKILGGLFFGGILFIVITLWMHFHFGLPLPLKDYQIMRLVVFLNPYNDGKGGLGAGYNIIQSLIAVGSGGIWGKGLGHGSQGQLNFLPYHHTDFIFSVIGEELGLIGGLLLLALYFLILYRALRIAMQAKDMYGLLLVMGVVSMFTFHILENIGMAIGVMPITGIPLPLFSYGGSNMWANLAALGLILSVNLRRQVIAF
- a CDS encoding M23 family metallopeptidase, translating into MKGSWQNKDYNNWYDNLDIDKYKTASLSSTYGYKRKNSFLKHLWIKQFFGALILFAVFLVFFSWKSPGVVSIQENVRYLLAEEKSDFTPVLETMVREGLWLDSYDLQVYRSELPMSIPVSGKYVQNFGWVETNSGENKFHPGIDIETEAAAPVRAALDGKISKVSHKQNLGRIIEITHQNNTVTIYGLLGEILVDEGQLVKQGDIIGKTKAGEQGQQVKLHFEVREKGKAIDPLDKITNNQGTI